A single Primulina eburnea isolate SZY01 chromosome 11, ASM2296580v1, whole genome shotgun sequence DNA region contains:
- the LOC140804813 gene encoding protein NDR1-like, with protein sequence MAESDTGGCCRCCCSFIFTSGLTALFMWLSLRTSNPTCSIEKFYVPALNRTTNSTYNHSISFQLQLANRMKYKGVRYNNISLTFLYGVKDSSSSIANYTVEAFYQGHKKKATRVALVQATGVPWEAAIEAVSNGSTVNFGVRLVTRVKFKIMFWYTKSHQLEVAGDVAVGSGGKKVNENGIKLKSGAPDRGWCWARFSPAVISIVLTILI encoded by the coding sequence ATGGCGGAGAGCGACACCGGCGGATGCTGCCGGTGCTGCTGCAGCTTCATATTCACCTCCGGCCTCACCGCTCTCTTCATGTGGCTCAGCCTGCGCACCTCCAACCCCACCTGCTCCatcgagaaattttacgtcccTGCCCTCAACAGAACCACTAATTCCACCTACAACCACTCCATTTCCTTCCAACTCCAGCTCGCCAATCGGATGAAATACAAAGGCGTGCGCTACAACAACATTAGCCTGACGTTCTTGTACGGCGTGAAGGACTCGAGTTCCTCTATAGCTAATTACACGGTGGAGGCGTTCTACCAGGGTCACAAGAAGAAAGCTACTCGCGTAGCGTTGGTGCAGGCTACTGGGGTGCCGTGGGAGGCGGCGATCGAAGCGGTTTCGAATGGGTCAACTGTGAACTTCGGGGTCCGGTTGGTTACCAGAGTGAAGTTCAAGATTATGTTTTGGTATACTAAGAGCCACCAGCTGGAGGTGGCGGGCGATGTGGCGGTCGGCAGCGGAGGGAAGAAAGTGAACGAGAACGGAATTAAGCTGAAGTCCGGTGCACCGGATCGGGGCTGGTGCTGGGCGAGGTTTTCACCCGCGGTTATTTCCATTGTTTTGACcattttaatttga
- the LOC140804430 gene encoding transcription termination factor MTERF9, chloroplastic isoform X1 has product MAVLSFSLNYSKIPSCSHPVAVHIFAASLLNSGADPLSNSRANNRVNSKDCCSKTRVASSHSNPKILKTSRRSRYGQPLSPYDDEDDGGGGSGLDRNGEDDSFSDDEFGEVKISEADRRRLKLRSVTDTRQGNSGQHVDEDLVVQSSPSRTNGRGRSTAKNILDNVNKIEKISSLHTFNNLAGIGYSKDAGSSAKGKFLHLLEELDLDERYVPLLDYLSTFGLKESHFIQMYERHMSSLQINVESAEERLEYLLNVGVKHRDIKKIILRQPQILQYTVENILKPRVAFLNSLGIPESRIGQIITATPSLLSYSVENSLKPTVKYLLEEIGIQEGELSKVVQLSPQILVQRIDVSWNSRLSFLVKELGAPRQSIVKMVTKHPQILHYSIKDGLLPRINFLRSIGMHNSDILKVLTSLTQVFSLSLEGNLKPKYMYLINELRNEVRSLTKYPMYLSLSLDQRIRPRHRFLVSLKKAPKGPFPLSSFVPTDECFCQQWAGTSIDEYLDFRQRLLLKDFAKKYQRQ; this is encoded by the exons ATGGCTGTTCTCTCCTTCTCACTGAACTATTCCAAAATCCCCTCTTGCTCCCATCCTGTGGCAGTTCACATTTTTGCCGCGTCTTTACTGAATTCCGGTGCAGACCCATTGTCCAATTCGAGGGCTAACAATAGAGTGAACAGTAAAGATTGCTGTAGTAAAACGCGTGTTGCGTCATCGCATTCCAATCCCAAGATTTTGAAAACCAGTAGACGGTCCAGGTACGGCCAACCGTTGTCTCCGTACGATGATGAAGACGACGGTGGAGGCGGAAGTGGCCTCGATAGGAATGGTGAAGATGATTCGTTTTCCGAT GATGAATTTGGAGAAGTTAAGATTTCTGAAGCAGATAGGCGACGGTTAAAGTTAAGAAGTGTAACTGACACTAGACAAG GCAACAGCGGGCAGCATGTAGATGAAGATTTGGTTGTGCAATCATCACCCTCTAGAACAAACGGGCGGGGCAGATCAACTGCAAAGAATATCCTGGACAATGTTAATAAGATAGAGAAAATCAGTTCTTTGCATACTTTTAATAACTTGGCTGGTATCGGTTACTCAAAG GATGCAGGGAGCTCTGCTAAGGGCAAATTTCTCCATTTGTTAGAAGAACTAGACTTGGACGAAAGATATGTTCCACTTCTTGATTATTTGAGCACTTTTGGGCTCAAAGAATCTCACTTTATCCAAATGTATGAGAGGCATATGTCATCCCTCCAGATAAATGTTGAATCAGCGGAGGAGAGATTAGAATATTTGTTGAATGTTGGTGTTAAACACAGAGATAtcaagaaaatcattttaaGACAACCACAAATTCTGCAGTACACTGTGGAAAACATTTTGAAGCCTCGTGTTGCTTTTCTGAATAGCTTGGGCATCCCAGAATCTAGAATAGGTCAGATAATTACTGCCACACCATCACTTTTATCTTACAGTGTAGAAAATTCATTAAAACCGACAGTGAAGTACTTACTAGAGGAGATAGGAATCCAAGAGGGTGAATTAAGTAAAGTTGTGCAGTTAAGTCCTCAAATCCTGGTTCAGCGGATAGATGTTTCGTGGAATAGCCGTCTCAGTTTTCTAGTGAAGGAGTTGGGAGCACCCAGACAGAGTATAGTCAAGATGGTCACTAAACATCCTCAAATCCTTCACTACAGCATTAAAGATGGTTTACTCCCTAGAATCAATTTCTTGAGGAGTATTGGTATGCACAATTCAGACATTTTGAAAGTGTTGACCAGTCTTACACAG GTTTTCTCTTTGTCATTGGAAGGAAATCTGAAACCTAAATATATGTACTTGATCAATGAACTTCGAAACGAGGTCCGATCTCTGACCAAATATCCAATGTATCTTAGCTTGTCTTTGGACCAAAGAATCAGACCCCGCCATCGATTTTTGGTCTCGTTGAAGAAAGCTCCGAAGGGGCCATTTCCTTTGAGTTCATTTGTTCCAACTGATGAATGCTTTTGCCAGCAGTGGGCGGGGACTAGCATAGATGAATATCTAGATTTTCGCCAGAGATTACTGCTCAAAGATTTTGCTAAGAAATATCAAAGGCAATAG
- the LOC140806276 gene encoding zinc finger CCCH domain-containing protein 18-like isoform X2 translates to MDSWQACEVVHDRILKLEPKHIAQKIIGYVYLKGLPDHEMIRLAMAPDTLILNLIQNAKAVLSLASPPVISPPISPNMNPSPLSGPSIQFPSFSPASPGTFSAPIQRVPPPYWNSLPVHNRPMTCSDPIPEEYGLNDQFSVDDPLETMSLGPNDYYSHEAAFDNFGIRGCRNYLNFIDFPVKTCHYFSRGFCKNGSNCRYLHGEFFPDAYINDFGPNSFDVGAEDQAFSPGSLEKLEQDIAELLISQGGSPVSIAFLPMMYYERYGRTLQAEEYLTESQRHGKAGYSLTKVLERLKNSIKLISRPHGQHAVVLVEDAPKYVTDVHGDRNDPGPVVSGSRQIYLTFPAESTFTEEDVSNHFSSFGQVEDVRIPCQQKRMFGFVTFVSADTPRLILSKGNPHYVCGARVLVKPYREKSKHIDRKYQEPYYYHSHPMDHDSEFQARLESSWLFRRQLMEEDKLALQLETMRLSQLQLSGKHLTTQSCLGYSMDDLKFPKGRTKFQSTDSHNHCFDVVNHGSTSDKYPTNNCSDQESAQGLDLPDSPFTAGSSISAVI, encoded by the exons ATGGATTCATGGCAAGCTTGTGAGGTCGTTCATGATAGAATCTTAAAATTGGAACCCAAACATATAGCTCAGAAGATCATCGGGTATGTTTACTTGAAGGGTCTTCCTGATCATGAAATGATTCGGTTGGCTATGGCGCCGGATACATTAATCCTCAACTTGATTCAAAATGCCAAAGCCGTTCTTAGTTTAGCCTCACCACCAGTTATTTCTCCCCCAATTTCGCCAAACATGAACCCGAGCCCGTTATCTGGTCCTTCTATCCAGTTTCCATCATTTTCACCAGCTTCACCGGGCACATTTTCAGCCCCCATTCAAAGGGTGCCACCGCCTTATTGGAACTCTCTGCCTGTGCATAATAGGCCGATGACTTGTTCTGATCCTATACCCGAAGAGTATGGTTTAAATGATCAATTTAGTGTGGATGACCCGTTGGAGACAATGAGTTTAGGACCAAATGATTACTATAGTCACGAAGCTGCATTTGACAATTTCGGCATTAGGGGTTGCCGGAATTATTTGAACTTCATTGATTTTCCGGTTAAGACTTGTCACTATTTCAGTAGGGGGTTCTGTAAGAATGGCAGTAATTGTAGGTATTTGCATGGAGAATTTTTTCCCGATGCCTACATCAATGATTTTGGTCCTAATTCATTTGATGTCGGTGCCGAAGATCAAGCCTTTTCACCGGGGTCCCTCGAGAAACTAGAGCAAGATATTGCAGAGTTACTAATATCTCAAGGTGGCAGCCCGGTTTCGATTGCTTTTCTACCTATGATGTACTATGAGAGATACGGAAGAACTCTACAAGCAGAAGAGTACTTGACTGAAAGCCAAAGACATGGGAAAGCCGGTTATAGTTTGACGAAAGTTCTTGAACGCCTTAAAAACAGCATTAAGCTAATTAGCAG GCCTCATGGACAGCATGCTGTGGTGCTGGTGGAAGATGCTCCGAAATATGTGACTGATGTTCACGGTGACAGAAACGACCCTGGTCCAGTCGTTAGCGGTTCACGCCAGATTTATTTAACTTTTCCCGCAGAGAGTACCTTTACTGAGGAAGATGTTTCCAATCACTTTAG TTCTTTCGGTCAGGTTGAAGACGTAAGGATCCCATGCCAGCAGAAAAGGATGTTTGGTTTCGTAACCTTTGTGAGTGCGGACACCCCGAGGTTGATTCTATCGAAGGGAAATCCACATTATGTTTGCGGTGCCCGAGTTCTTGTTAAACCTTACCGGGAAAAATCTAAGCACATCGATAG GAAGTATCAAGAACCTTACTACTATCACTCGCATCCAATGGATCACGATTCCGAGTTTCAAGCCA GATTGGAATCCTCTTGGCTGTTTAGGCGGCAGCTAATGGAAGAGGATAAACTTGCCCTTCAACTCGAGACCATGCGTCTCTCACAACTCCAATTATCTGGCAAACATCTAACTACTCAATCTTGCTTGGGTTATTCCATGGATGATCTAAAATTCCCCAAAG GACGCACCAAATTCCAATCAACGGATAGCCACAACCATTGTTTCGATGTTGTGAACCATGGCTCTACTAGTGACAAGTACCCCACTAACAATTGCAGTGATCAGGAGAG TGCTCAAGGACTTGATCTACCCGACAGCCCATTCACAGCCGGCAGCAGCATTTCGGCGGTCATATAG
- the LOC140804430 gene encoding transcription termination factor MTERF9, chloroplastic isoform X2 — protein sequence MAVLSFSLNYSKIPSCSHPVAVHIFAASLLNSGADPLSNSRANNRVNSKDCCSKTRVASSHSNPKILKTSRRSRYGQPLSPYDDEDDGGGGSGLDRNGEDDSFSDDEFGEVKISEADRRRLKLRSVTDTRQGNSGQHVDEDLVVQSSPSRTNGRGRSTAKNILDNVNKIEKISSLHTFNNLAGIGYSKDAGSSAKGKFLHLLEELDLDERYVPLLDYLSTFGLKESHFIQMYERHMSSLQINVESAEERLEYLLNVGVKHRDIKKIILRQPQILQYTVENILKPRVAFLNSLGIPESRIGQIITATPSLLSYSVENSLKPTVKYLLEEIGIQEGELSKVVQLSPQILVQRIDVSWNSRLSFLVKELGAPRQSIVKMVTKHPQILHYSIKDGLLPRINFLRSIGMHNSDILKVLTSLTQLVFGPKNQTPPSIFGLVEESSEGAISFEFICSN from the exons ATGGCTGTTCTCTCCTTCTCACTGAACTATTCCAAAATCCCCTCTTGCTCCCATCCTGTGGCAGTTCACATTTTTGCCGCGTCTTTACTGAATTCCGGTGCAGACCCATTGTCCAATTCGAGGGCTAACAATAGAGTGAACAGTAAAGATTGCTGTAGTAAAACGCGTGTTGCGTCATCGCATTCCAATCCCAAGATTTTGAAAACCAGTAGACGGTCCAGGTACGGCCAACCGTTGTCTCCGTACGATGATGAAGACGACGGTGGAGGCGGAAGTGGCCTCGATAGGAATGGTGAAGATGATTCGTTTTCCGAT GATGAATTTGGAGAAGTTAAGATTTCTGAAGCAGATAGGCGACGGTTAAAGTTAAGAAGTGTAACTGACACTAGACAAG GCAACAGCGGGCAGCATGTAGATGAAGATTTGGTTGTGCAATCATCACCCTCTAGAACAAACGGGCGGGGCAGATCAACTGCAAAGAATATCCTGGACAATGTTAATAAGATAGAGAAAATCAGTTCTTTGCATACTTTTAATAACTTGGCTGGTATCGGTTACTCAAAG GATGCAGGGAGCTCTGCTAAGGGCAAATTTCTCCATTTGTTAGAAGAACTAGACTTGGACGAAAGATATGTTCCACTTCTTGATTATTTGAGCACTTTTGGGCTCAAAGAATCTCACTTTATCCAAATGTATGAGAGGCATATGTCATCCCTCCAGATAAATGTTGAATCAGCGGAGGAGAGATTAGAATATTTGTTGAATGTTGGTGTTAAACACAGAGATAtcaagaaaatcattttaaGACAACCACAAATTCTGCAGTACACTGTGGAAAACATTTTGAAGCCTCGTGTTGCTTTTCTGAATAGCTTGGGCATCCCAGAATCTAGAATAGGTCAGATAATTACTGCCACACCATCACTTTTATCTTACAGTGTAGAAAATTCATTAAAACCGACAGTGAAGTACTTACTAGAGGAGATAGGAATCCAAGAGGGTGAATTAAGTAAAGTTGTGCAGTTAAGTCCTCAAATCCTGGTTCAGCGGATAGATGTTTCGTGGAATAGCCGTCTCAGTTTTCTAGTGAAGGAGTTGGGAGCACCCAGACAGAGTATAGTCAAGATGGTCACTAAACATCCTCAAATCCTTCACTACAGCATTAAAGATGGTTTACTCCCTAGAATCAATTTCTTGAGGAGTATTGGTATGCACAATTCAGACATTTTGAAAGTGTTGACCAGTCTTACACAG CTTGTCTTTGGACCAAAGAATCAGACCCCGCCATCGATTTTTGGTCTCGTTGAAGAAAGCTCCGAAGGGGCCATTTCCTTTGAGTTCATTTGTTCCAACTGA
- the LOC140806276 gene encoding zinc finger CCCH domain-containing protein 18-like isoform X1, giving the protein MDSWQACEVVHDRILKLEPKHIAQKIIGYVYLKGLPDHEMIRLAMAPDTLILNLIQNAKAVLSLASPPVISPPISPNMNPSPLSGPSIQFPSFSPASPGTFSAPIQRVPPPYWNSLPVHNRPMTCSDPIPEEYGLNDQFSVDDPLETMSLGPNDYYSHEAAFDNFGIRGCRNYLNFIDFPVKTCHYFSRGFCKNGSNCRYLHGEFFPDAYINDFGPNSFDVGAEDQAFSPGSLEKLEQDIAELLISQGGSPVSIAFLPMMYYERYGRTLQAEEYLTESQRHGKAGYSLTKVLERLKNSIKLISRPHGQHAVVLVEDAPKYVTDVHGDRNDPGPVVSGSRQIYLTFPAESTFTEEDVSNHFSSFGQVEDVRIPCQQKRMFGFVTFVSADTPRLILSKGNPHYVCGARVLVKPYREKSKHIDRKYQEPYYYHSHPMDHDSEFQATGLESSWLFRRQLMEEDKLALQLETMRLSQLQLSGKHLTTQSCLGYSMDDLKFPKGRTKFQSTDSHNHCFDVVNHGSTSDKYPTNNCSDQESAQGLDLPDSPFTAGSSISAVI; this is encoded by the exons ATGGATTCATGGCAAGCTTGTGAGGTCGTTCATGATAGAATCTTAAAATTGGAACCCAAACATATAGCTCAGAAGATCATCGGGTATGTTTACTTGAAGGGTCTTCCTGATCATGAAATGATTCGGTTGGCTATGGCGCCGGATACATTAATCCTCAACTTGATTCAAAATGCCAAAGCCGTTCTTAGTTTAGCCTCACCACCAGTTATTTCTCCCCCAATTTCGCCAAACATGAACCCGAGCCCGTTATCTGGTCCTTCTATCCAGTTTCCATCATTTTCACCAGCTTCACCGGGCACATTTTCAGCCCCCATTCAAAGGGTGCCACCGCCTTATTGGAACTCTCTGCCTGTGCATAATAGGCCGATGACTTGTTCTGATCCTATACCCGAAGAGTATGGTTTAAATGATCAATTTAGTGTGGATGACCCGTTGGAGACAATGAGTTTAGGACCAAATGATTACTATAGTCACGAAGCTGCATTTGACAATTTCGGCATTAGGGGTTGCCGGAATTATTTGAACTTCATTGATTTTCCGGTTAAGACTTGTCACTATTTCAGTAGGGGGTTCTGTAAGAATGGCAGTAATTGTAGGTATTTGCATGGAGAATTTTTTCCCGATGCCTACATCAATGATTTTGGTCCTAATTCATTTGATGTCGGTGCCGAAGATCAAGCCTTTTCACCGGGGTCCCTCGAGAAACTAGAGCAAGATATTGCAGAGTTACTAATATCTCAAGGTGGCAGCCCGGTTTCGATTGCTTTTCTACCTATGATGTACTATGAGAGATACGGAAGAACTCTACAAGCAGAAGAGTACTTGACTGAAAGCCAAAGACATGGGAAAGCCGGTTATAGTTTGACGAAAGTTCTTGAACGCCTTAAAAACAGCATTAAGCTAATTAGCAG GCCTCATGGACAGCATGCTGTGGTGCTGGTGGAAGATGCTCCGAAATATGTGACTGATGTTCACGGTGACAGAAACGACCCTGGTCCAGTCGTTAGCGGTTCACGCCAGATTTATTTAACTTTTCCCGCAGAGAGTACCTTTACTGAGGAAGATGTTTCCAATCACTTTAG TTCTTTCGGTCAGGTTGAAGACGTAAGGATCCCATGCCAGCAGAAAAGGATGTTTGGTTTCGTAACCTTTGTGAGTGCGGACACCCCGAGGTTGATTCTATCGAAGGGAAATCCACATTATGTTTGCGGTGCCCGAGTTCTTGTTAAACCTTACCGGGAAAAATCTAAGCACATCGATAG GAAGTATCAAGAACCTTACTACTATCACTCGCATCCAATGGATCACGATTCCGAGTTTCAAGCCA CAGGATTGGAATCCTCTTGGCTGTTTAGGCGGCAGCTAATGGAAGAGGATAAACTTGCCCTTCAACTCGAGACCATGCGTCTCTCACAACTCCAATTATCTGGCAAACATCTAACTACTCAATCTTGCTTGGGTTATTCCATGGATGATCTAAAATTCCCCAAAG GACGCACCAAATTCCAATCAACGGATAGCCACAACCATTGTTTCGATGTTGTGAACCATGGCTCTACTAGTGACAAGTACCCCACTAACAATTGCAGTGATCAGGAGAG TGCTCAAGGACTTGATCTACCCGACAGCCCATTCACAGCCGGCAGCAGCATTTCGGCGGTCATATAG